CTGGTTGCCCAGGCCATTAGGGGAGGGGCCTTGACCAAACCCCTCCCGGTAGGAGACGCCTCTTCTATGCCCAGATCGTGGGGAAACAGCTGCAAACAGGATAAACAAGCACTGGCCCTTCTGCATGGCCATTTTAGCCCTCAGGGGACAAGGCAAATAATTATGAGCGAGCAGTTAAGTGCTGAGGAGGATGAACTAACAGAGCCAGAATCTGGGCCACATCAGCTCTGGCTCCAGAAACCCACCATCTTAAGAGCAGACATAGATGTCAATAAACAAGGTCCCATGATCTAGAAATTGTCCAGACATTGGGCTGGGGAAAGAAAGTTCTGTGTTTGGCAGATCTGAGGGTAGGCAACATGCCAGGGGCCTGGCCAAGGATTATCATTTTTGTGTGAGTGCATTTTCACAGACCTCAGCGCTGCAAAACTTTAATCAAGTACCAGGCATTGACCGCAACCCCCAAGACACACAGTTTAGTCTCTGCAGGTCCAGTAGGCCTCCCGGGTACCTGCCTGGCCTCGGAACCGTCACTGGGAACTTCATTCTCTGTGCAGGGAGCTCCAAGTCCCTCCCCCTGACTCCCAGCCGCCTCTGGGCTCTTCCAGGTTCGAGTCGACGTCTTTCGGGCAGAGGAGTTGATGGCGTGTGCGGGATTGACATCACCCCGAATCGTCCCTTTGTATGGAGCTGTGAAGGAAGGGCCTTGGGTCAAAATCTTCATGGAGCTGCTAGAAGGTAAGGAACCAGATGCCATCTCTGTCCCTCCAAATTCAGAGCCAAGGGTTTCCCCAAGTCTTGCCCAGGCTGGCCTTGGTTCCCCAGTCAGTCCATTTTTAATCTCTTGACCCTGTGACCTCGGCAAGAAAGGCCTTCTTTGCCACCTGCCCTTCGAAGGCCCATGCCCTGGACTGGCCGGGAGGCCTGGAAGAGCCCCATGTTAAGACTGACCATTGGTCTCCTAGGTGGCTCGCTGGGCCAGCTCATAAAGCAGAAGGGCTGTCTGCCAGAGGACCGGGCCCTTTACTACCTGGGCCAGGCTCTGGAAGGGCTGGAATACCTCCACACCCGAAGGATTCTGCATGGAGACGTGAAAGGTAAGCCTCAGGGTGCCTGCACCCCATGGGGCTCTCTCCTCACCCCGTCCTGCCCGGCTTCCTCCCAGATCTCCTGGGCCTGCTTCAGGAAGGGGACGTGTGTCCTCCCAGCCCTCAGCCTGGCACTGTAGTTTCCAGCGGGCAATGCCCACGGGGAGCAGCAGGTCGAGTTTCTGCACACCGGTGACCACTGAGGGtgggtggcagcagcagggctgagcGGCCGCGTCCCCTCACCCTCCAAGAGCCTGCCTGCTGGCTGCCTCCAGCCCCAAcggccctctcctccctccctctgtgacTAATGGAACTAATCAGAAGCAGCAGCTGCCACGTAGGGTCAGCCAGAAAACGGTGTCGCTGGAGGTCGAGATTGGCCCAGGCCCCTCGTGACTCACCTGTTCCCCTTCTTCCCTGGGGCGGCCTGGCAGCCGACAACGTGCTCCTGTCCAGCGATGGGAGCCGCGCAGCCCTCTGCGACTTCGGCCATGCTGTGTGCCTTCAACCCGACGGCCTGGGGAAGTCTTTGCTCACAGGTAGGCCCCTCCCTACAGTGATGACAGCGGTGGCCTTGGCTGAGCATTAGCCCTGCACCGTCTCCCGTCCGCGCCTTAATGGCAATCAGAGCCAGAGCACTTTGTGGCCACTGAGGTGGTTCAGCCTCACAACCACCCTAGGCTATCACGAGGATTTAATATTATTGTGCTTAAATGCCTATTTCCGATGTTTCTGTTATAGGGGAGGGTAACAGAAAGGCAGGCGCCTCGCCCTAGGTCCCCCGTCTTCTACCTGAGATGCCCGTCTTAGCCAGGCTTGTCTGGGGAGCTGTGCTCCCAGCCCACGACCTCAGCCCTCCCACATCTCTGAGAGCAGTTTCTAGAAGCAGAACGGGAAAGCTCACCAAGGGGCCTGGGCTCTGTAGCTGGAGAAATGCGTGTTTTTACTTCCTCTCTTTCTGATTATTAAAATAACCCATGTCTACTGTGAAATATTTGGCAACTACAGTGTTAAGTAGTTTcgaagggaaggggaaaaaagaattcttacCATCCCTCTTGGCCAGAGAGATAGTCAAGAATATTTTCGATAATTCTCTccagcgtttttttttttttttttcctgtacatagTTAAGGCCGTTATAACACAATTTCGTGCCCTGCTTTTTTATCTATAGCATTAGcataaaatgatttcattttgaccaaaggaaaaacaatctTTAAGAAGTGATTGTTGGAATGCCCGCCGTGGCGcggtggtaacgaatccgactaggaactatgaggttgagggttcgatccctggccttgctctgtgggttaaggatcctgcgttgccgtgagctgtggccgcaggtgcggctcagatcccgcgttgctgtggctctggcgtaggccggtggctatggctcctattcgacccctagcctgggaacctccatatgctgcgggagtggccctagaaaaggcaaaaagacaaaaaaaaaaaaaaaagaaatgattgttgTTAAAGGGCCACTGATAATTCTAAAGATGTAAATTGCACATGGATACCTGCCCTccactttaaaataactatagtgttttcttcttattataaaaatatcttttctaataTCTTTTGCAGAAAGTAAAgctaagcaaaaattaaaaaatacaaaccaccagaaaaaaaaaaaatactgttcacACTGGTACCAATCCTTCTAGTCGTCTATGAAtataagttttcctttttctttttttaacttactaAAATTTTGGGCCcatcatacaattttttttttcttttgtccctgcctgtggcacgtggaagttttccagccagggatgaacctgtgccacggcagcgaccccagcctctgcagtgacaatgccagatccttaacccactgcaccgcaagggaactccaggagcatcATACCATTAATCAGTTCCCTACGACCTAATTTTCAATGTCcagtccctcctccccccacattGTAGAAAGCACTTCAGGGTTTGGTCTGAAGGGCAAAGCCCATGTTTTAGGTGATAGAGTCTTGGTACCCGTCCCCAGCAGAATCCTCGACTTGGTTTGTCCCCAGCAAGTTGGATTTGGAGGCTATTTAAAGTCCCAAcacaggggttcccgtcgtggcgcagtggttaacgaatccgactaggaaccatgaggttgtgggttcaatccctggccttgctcagcgggttaaggatccagcgctgccatgagctgtggtgtaggtcgcagacgcagctcggatcccgcgttgctatggctctggcgtaggctggcagctacagctccaattagacccatagcctgggaacctccatatgccgcaggagcagcccaagaaatggcaaaaagaccaaaaaaaaaaaaagtcccaacaCAAAGCCAGGTATCTCAGGAATTGACTGGGGTGGGGTCATTACGAAGGCTCTTGCCCATCAGAATCCACAGTGGCCTTTTCTGTCTTGCCACACCTTCTCAGGGGACTACATCCCCGGCACAGAGACCCACATGGCGCCGGAGGTGGTGATGGGCAAGCCCTGTGATGCCAAGGTGGACATCTGGAGCAGCTGTTGCATGATGCTGCACATGCTCAACGGCTGCCACCCGTGGACCCAGTACTTCCGAGGGCCGCTCTGCCTCAAGGTCAGTGACGACACCCGTGACGCCCAGCAGGGCCATGGCACCCGGGCTTCAGGCTTCAGGTGGCCTCCCGTTTGGCTGCTCTTCAGTGGCAGACGAGAACAGGAAGAAGCCTTATCATAAATGTGGGATCCTGACTAAAATAGCTGCCACCCAAATCTGAGGGTCCAAGGGGAGATCCTAGGGCGGGGACATCCTCGAGTTCAAGGTTCAGGGCTCTCTTGTGTCAGCACCCCTCCTGCCTCCTAACAGGCTGGGCCGGGAGGTCATGGGTGCCTCTGGCTCTCTTGTGTCCCGCCTGGCCCCCTTTTGCACTTTTCTTGGAAAAGTCCCAGCCCTCCCTCTAGACCAGGCCACTCCAGTGCTTGTGACCGACCCCAGCAGAGCAGGGCGGAGAGAGTGGGGAGGAGCAAGGACAGGAAGCCGGGGGCCAGGAAGTGATGGGGAGACAGGCCTCCTATGTTGCCTTTCAACCCGCAGATTGCGAGCGAGCCTCCACCTGTGAGGGAGATCCCGCCCTCCTGTGCCCCCCTCACAGCCCAGGCCATCCAGGAGGGGCTCAGGAAGGAGCCTGTCCACCGAGCGTCTGCAGTGGAGCTGGGGGGGAAGGTCAGCCTGGCGCTGCAGCATGGTAAGAGCCCCGGGCTGGCTGCAGGGGGCAAGAGAGGCGGCAGGCTCGTGTAGCGGCCAGGAGCAAGGTACTCGACCTTCAGGGCACGGGTGTGACACGAACTTTGGGCTTGTTGGGAAGCCTGAGGTCACATGGGTCAAAGTACCTAGTACCGAGCCTTGATGCAGAGGCTGTGCTCAAgaggtggaggaggagttcccgtcgtggctcactggctaacgaatccgactaggaaccgtgaggttgcaggttcgatccctggcctcgctcagtaggttagggatctggtgtggccctgagctgtggtataggtcgcagactggctgagatctggcattgctggggctgtggtgtaggccagcagtaacagctccaattggacccctagcctgggaacctccatatgccacgggtgcggccctagaaaaggcaaaaagaccaaaaaaaaaaaaagaaagaaagaaagaaagacagcagGACTGTCCTATTCCCATTTGAGTGGCCAGCTTAGGGAAGAGGCTTCCCCAGAGCCTGAGCACTGACCTCCTGAGCGGTGCCCCGGGGGCCACAGGCATCCTCCCTCACAGGCCACTTCCAGCCTCTTCTGCTCAGCAAAGGCGGCCTGGCCCGGCCCGCCTCCCCTCACCGCGTGTGTTCTGTTTTGTAGTGGGGGGTCTGAGGAGCCCGTGGAGGGGAGACTACAAAGAACCAAGACATCCGCCGCCACTCCAAGCCCACCCGCCACCACGCCAAGCCCACCCTCACCAGACCCCGGGTGCCCCACCGGGGGAACTCTCACCTGGGGCCCCGGGGCCCCAGCCAGCGGAGGACGCAACAGGTGGGGCCCCGAAGCTccaaccccctccacccccggAGCCCCCAGAGCGGAACAAGTCCCCAAGCCCGCACTGGGGCAAGGAGGAGTCTGGGCCATGGGACCCCTTGCCTCTGTCCTCGCTGGACCCGGCCCCCGCCAGGAACCCCAGCTCACCGGAGCGGAAGCCCACCTTCCCCGAGCAAGAGCTGCAACAGCTGGAAATAGGTATGGGCGGCCCCATTCTCTGGGTCCCTGGGCCCTGCACCAAGGCCTGGGCTTTGTCACCTTCCCAgccagccccttccctgggggTCAGTCCCGGAGTCTCTGCTGAAGAACAGTCTTTCACAGCCGTCTTCTGCCTTTCTCTGCAGAATTATTCCTAAACAGCCTGTCCCAGCCATTTTCTCTGGAGGAGCAGGAGCAAATTCTGTCGTGCCTCAGCATCGACAGCCTCTCCCTATCAGATGACAGCGAGAAGGTGAGTTAGTCAGGATCCCAGGGCAGGTGGCTTTGTGTCCAGCCAATGAAGGGGCTGTGTAGAAGTAGCGGGTAGAGGGCAGATGCTGGGGTCACCCCTTCCTTCTGGGAGAGGTCCTCACTGGGGCGGGGCTCCCGGGTTCTCAGAATGAAACGGTCCATCGCCAGCAGGCCTGGACACAAGGGAATGGTTTGGCTCCTAGGATAGTCAGGGAAAGGCTCGGCTTCGGTCCCGTAGAAAtactcttccccctcctccaccccacagTGCTGACCCCCAAAAGTGCCCAGGAGAGCGGCTCTCCAGCCTAGGACGTGGGCGCTTCCTCACCCAGGGGCGGGCCCAGGGCTCCCTTGCCCCAGATCAGACCAAAGCCCGAGCCGGTTCCCTGAGCCTGGGGCCTCAGTCTGTGCCCCTGTTGTTTCAGAACCCGTCCAAGGCCTCCCAGAGCTCACGGGACACCCTGAGTTCCGGCGTACACTCGTGGAGCAGCCAGGCGGAGACCCGCAGCTCCAGCTGGAACATGGTGCTGGCCCGGGGGCGGCCCACGGACACGCCAAGCTATTTCAATGGTAGGTCACCTGATCCGCCTGGGACTGGGGAGGCCGGGAGCGGGGCTcagcggggaggggagaggaaggcacCTGGCAGCCAGAATTTGAGGCACCTGGCCATTCAGTCGGTGTGGAGTAAAGGCCCTGATGAGCAGAGCCTTTCTTGGGAGGGCAGTGGTTCTCCAGAGCTCACGGGACACCCTGAGTTCCGGTGTACACTCGTGGAGCAGCCAGGCGGAGGCTGGTTCTCCGTGCACAGCTGATGGAGCCCTAGAAGGCCTTCAGCTTGGGGCAGAGAGCGGTCTCCAGgcctggaatttaaaaaacaaaacaaaactgagcgCTTAATGTCTTCTAAGGGAAAAGGGCGAACAGGAGCCCATGAGCATTTGCGTGAAGGACTCGGCAGTAGGTGTGCCGAGATCTTCCCCTGGCTTTGAGGTCAGAAGATGAGAAAGCAACCTAGGCAGACCGTTTTTGTTTTCCAGCGTGGCTGCACAGTTGGTGTCATGATTTTGACAGAGCAAGGGTTTCATCAGCTCACAGCTCCCTGGCCCTTCCCAGGGCCCCTGTGACTCATGGCACCAAGCCCTCACGCCTGGCCAGAGGCTGCTCCACCTCAAGGGACATTACAGTCTCACTTGCCCACAGTAATTTAAGAATCTCAGTCTCCAGTTCCTTCTGCTTTCCCATAGCAGCCAACCTTAGCTCTTTGCATGGTGCGGGCCAAATTCCCGGTGTCGAGACGGACGATGGCCAGGAAGAGCTGGCAGGAGTGTAACACTGCGGCCACAGCATCCTAAAGGCCGCCTCTGCAACATCGTCAGAGCCCCCCCACTTCGCTCCACATTGGGTTCCCTAGGGAGCTCACAGCCGCTCCTCTGACAGTCACCTTGCCTGCCTTCCAGGTGTGAAAGTCCAGATCCAGTCTCTCAATGGCGAACACCTGCACATCCGGGAGTTCCACCGGGTCAAGGTGGGAGACATCGCAACTGGCATCAGCAGCCAGGTAAGGGGGCAGGTGCCTGTTCAGGGGCAGAGTCCCAGGATCCAGCGCGCCTCGCCCAGTCCTCCAGGAAAGAGGCTTTGGAATAAGTAGGAATGGCACTGCCGGGAGGTCCCCCCAGGGTCCCAGGGCAAGACCGCTTCCCCAGGGTCTGTGCCTGGGCTGGGTCAGGTCTTCCAGAAGGAAAGGCAGATAGTGCAGATAGTCAGGGCTGCCGGCTCGGCCACAGGTGGGAGTCTCCCGGCGCGAAGGCAGACCGTCCGCTCTGCACTCCCAGGAAGCTTCAGCGCCCCTGCCGCTCTGAGGCCTTTGGTTTGTTCTGcccccagatcccagccgcagccTTCAGCTTGGTCACCAAGGACGGGCAGCCCGTGCGCTATGACATGGAGGTGCCAGACTCAGGCATCGACCTGCAGTGCACCCTGGCCCCTGACGGCAGCTTCGCCTGGAGCTGGAGGGTCAAGCACGGCCAGCTGGAAAACAGGCCCTAACCCGCCTTCCACCACCGGCTCCACTCAGCCAGAAGCAGCCTTCCTTCCTGGTGCTCAGTGCCACCCCTGCGgcccaggctctgcccccaggggtCTGCCAGCCCCTAGCTCAGCGGTAGGACCAGGGACTGGCCGCAGTAAGGTGGGGCTCACAAAACACCTCCCAGGATCTCCCACCTGTGTGCTGCCTGAGCCCgcctgaggaagaggaggaaggcaggaggccTCTTCCCTCTGGGAACAAAGAGGATTTTTCTGCCTTGGTCCTGACAGGCTGGCCTGACCCGTTAGGATCAGTGACTACGTGCTGGCAGTCAGGGGAGAGCGGCTTCCACCGGGTCAGGGAGGGGTGGGCGAGCCCCTCCCTCGGCCTCCAGGCAGGTATGAGGGTGTGTAGCGTCTAATGACCCACCCGCAGGCCCAGTACAGGACTGGGCGGCAGGCATCCCTGCCCTGGGGTTCATGGGGAGCCCTCTGAGCCCCTTGCCCGGTCTTGCCTGGCCATCAAACGCCTTTTTAGCTCCAGAAATTTTTCAGACCAggtcagggagggaggagagcctGCCACTGGGGGATCTCCCGGGAGAGAGCACCCCACTTCTCAGGGTGCTGCAACCCAGGCCCTGAGCTGAGTTCAGCTTCAGCCAAGGACCAAAGAAGTCGTTCAGGTGACATGGTTCTCAGTGCCTAGGCACGTGCCCCTTTGCTGCTGGCCACCAGTCCTCCCCAGAGCAGCATCCCCTGAGCCCCAAGCGCAGGCCCAGCACTGCCCTGACCTAGCTGGCCTGCAGCTCCCTTGTGTGTAGAAGTAAAGTCGGACACGAGGCCTGTCGGGACTGGTGCACAACAGACGCGAAGGAAAGCGGCGGACACAGGTGCTACTGTTCCCCAGGCCGCGGCTCTCAGCATCCGCACCCCAGCTTCCCAAGACACGGCTCGGGCACCACGCTCACTGACCCTGTCGCCCCTGGTCTCGGGGGCACTGCCAGCTGCACTTTGCACTCTGATGACCTCAAAGCACTTTCGTGGCCGCCTTCCAGGAGAGGAGGGCAGGCCAGGAGACGGGGTGACAGGACTCAACTCTTGACCCTTCTCCATGCATGTGACCCATCAAGCTTCCTCCAGATGCCTTTCAGATGAGATGCCACCCCCACCCATCGCCTCGGCCTGGCCTCTTCTTTTGGTGGGGTGCTAATCCGGACTCATGTAGCATTAATCAACTGTGAATCCCTGTGTGGTGAGGGGCCTGCGAGCCTCAATTCCTGGGGGTGAGAGGGTGTCCCCTGAGAGTCCTCCTGGGGAGAA
The Phacochoerus africanus isolate WHEZ1 chromosome 14, ROS_Pafr_v1, whole genome shotgun sequence DNA segment above includes these coding regions:
- the MAP3K14 gene encoding mitogen-activated protein kinase kinase kinase 14, with amino-acid sequence MAVMGMACPGAPGSAVGQQKEFAKAKEKTQAVEKQQSSVHKLEAVEKSPVFCGKWEILNDVITKGTAKEGSEGGPAAISIIAQAECENSQEFSPTFSERIFIAGSKQYSQSESLDQIPNNVAHATEGKMARVCWKGKRRSKARKKRKKKNSKSPAQGGAALAKPLPRTPEQESCTVPVQEDESPLGAPYIRNAPQFTKPLKEPGLGQLWFKKLGEGLRPALPRPELHKLISPLQCLNHVWKLHHPQDIGPLPQPAQPFPYSRLPHPFPFHPLQPWKPHPLESFFLGKLACVDSQPPLPGPHPGRLACVDSQKPLPGPHLKPSCPPRGSSEKFSVEEYLVHALQGSVSSGQAHSLASLAKTWSLGGSRRQEPSPETEDSEGVLLIEKLKPVDYEYREEVHWATRQPCLGRGAFGEVHRMEDKQTGFQCAVKKVRVDVFRAEELMACAGLTSPRIVPLYGAVKEGPWVKIFMELLEGGSLGQLIKQKGCLPEDRALYYLGQALEGLEYLHTRRILHGDVKADNVLLSSDGSRAALCDFGHAVCLQPDGLGKSLLTGDYIPGTETHMAPEVVMGKPCDAKVDIWSSCCMMLHMLNGCHPWTQYFRGPLCLKIASEPPPVREIPPSCAPLTAQAIQEGLRKEPVHRASAVELGGKVSLALQHVGGLRSPWRGDYKEPRHPPPLQAHPPPRQAHPHQTPGAPPGELSPGAPGPQPAEDATGGAPKLQPPPPPEPPERNKSPSPHWGKEESGPWDPLPLSSLDPAPARNPSSPERKPTFPEQELQQLEIELFLNSLSQPFSLEEQEQILSCLSIDSLSLSDDSEKNPSKASQSSRDTLSSGVHSWSSQAETRSSSWNMVLARGRPTDTPSYFNGVKVQIQSLNGEHLHIREFHRVKVGDIATGISSQIPAAAFSLVTKDGQPVRYDMEVPDSGIDLQCTLAPDGSFAWSWRVKHGQLENRP